The Pandoraea vervacti DNA window GGCAACGACGACAACTACTGCGGCATCTCCTCCTCGGTGTCGACGCTTGGCGCACGTGCAGCATCGCCGGCGTCACCGGCATCGCTCAGTTCGCCGCCGATCACACTGAGCTCGAACAGCGGCTTGCTCGCCTGTGAGCGGACCTCGGGGTCTTCCGGGAATGTCTTGAGCAACGGCAGGATGACCGACCCGCCGATCACATTGCGACGGCTATTGTCGGCCGGCGACAGCCCCCAGAGGTTCTGATACGTCATCGGCACACTCGCCCCCTTATGCTCGGCGTTGCCGAGATACAGCATGATGTGCCCGTTGATGTGAATGAGCGTCATGAGGGGCCGGCCGCGCTCGGCGAGCGTGCGCAGGCGCGTGTCGATGTCGGCGTTGCGCAGGTCGATGCGTTTTCCGGCGCGCAACTGATCGGACGAGTGACGTGGCAGCCACACGCCGAAGGGCGCGAAAAGACTGCGCGTCTCGGCAGAGCAATCGTTGTAGAACAGCGTGTTGCCCCACCCGTACGGACGCCCGATCTGCTGCTTCAACACCTGCGCCACGTGGCGCGGCGTGAGGGCCCACGGCATCGGCACGAGACTCGATGCGTCGAGTGCCGCCATCCGGATCTGCGCCTGACGCTGCACGTCCGCCACCGGGAACATGGCCATCTGACGACCCTCGCGCGAGCGCGTCATCGGCAACACCGTGCCGATCGGGGCGAACGTTCGGTAGAGCGGTGTCGACGTGCCTTGCGCCACGTCGCTCAATGGCACGTCTGCGCGCACGATGGCGCCGAGGGCACGCTCGGCCGCCGCGCGCCAGGTGGCGACGAAACGCTCGTCGACCGTCGCTACCGTGCGGGCGTCGATCCAGCCGATCAGATCGGGCGAGTAGACGAGCAGCCACGCGCCGTCGCCGCTGCGCGCCAGCGTGTAGACCGGGGTGCCCGGGCGCAGCGCGGAGTCTTGCAAGGCATCGAACGGATAGCCCTC harbors:
- a CDS encoding SH3 domain-containing C40 family peptidase; protein product: MGAILAARGMMRRATSATLASNGVSFLARHDDETADFPPPPGHRGGTVPLAWLLSRLSLPLIPLLPLFLLLGACASAPDQPPASPSASVAAPVTRYNVSRFPIEHYDQTVDRWIRPDAPDYDLPLLPAQEQRKRFEAFRARYFGAGPRDASPWNETWLSTSLLNAAGAAQIADAQARRARRFDNGRAGVRKTYGENFQPHTTAWNRAIETNMALAQLDADHASWAYDPRRRGITVDNALVRLLPTNDPAFYDFREAGEGYPFDALQDSALRPGTPVYTLARSGDGAWLLVYSPDLIGWIDARTVATVDERFVATWRAAAERALGAIVRADVPLSDVAQGTSTPLYRTFAPIGTVLPMTRSREGRQMAMFPVADVQRQAQIRMAALDASSLVPMPWALTPRHVAQVLKQQIGRPYGWGNTLFYNDCSAETRSLFAPFGVWLPRHSSDQLRAGKRIDLRNADIDTRLRTLAERGRPLMTLIHINGHIMLYLGNAEHKGASVPMTYQNLWGLSPADNSRRNVIGGSVILPLLKTFPEDPEVRSQASKPLFELSVIGGELSDAGDAGDAARAPSVDTEEEMPQ